GTACGAGTACGGCCATGATAGACTTGGGGTGAGTGTGCTGGTGTGATATGTCCTCGTGGAGGTGTGGGATTTGCCAGTTCGGACAAAATAGAGGTGGCGCCTAGTGGCGGCGAAGCAGACGAAGTCGTGGAGGATTCGGAGTCACTGGGCAAAGTGTCAGCGATTCTACCTGCAAACAGAAAGACATACCTTCTTTGGCGACTAAATCTCATGCTACTCGAGCGGCCCCTTACCGTCTGCCTCGCTTCGTCCGGGATACTGCGCACCGCCACTTCGCTACTATGGCGTTTTCGTACGAAGTCATCATGATCCGGGTCTCCGGGTCTTGAGGAAAAAATCCTCGACTTCATCTCCGTTCGTGCAGGAGGAGTTGATGGCAATCCTGCAAGGCTAAAGGTGCTGGACGAAGCGACCGTACCGACGGGTGGAGCACCGAAAAGCAAGGAAGGGGGTCTGGAGGCTGAGTGTCGATTTTCTCGAGGAGGCGAGGGTGAGAACGGACGATCTGGGTGGGGGACATCTTCCTTGTTTGACATGACTAGAAGAACAAGAGGGATCGGGAGATGCACAACAAGATCATACAGAACAATGGTGAGATCGATTGTTGAAAGCCGACTTGGGGGTCAGAAGGAAGGGATGAACTTGAGAGCAAAGGGCAGAGAGTCGTTCCAATAAAGATTGAAATGTTATGAAAACTgtattaattgaatttcataAAGGAAGTAGCACGACTAAAGAGCGACAAGGAGTCGCAATTCGACAACGAAAAGAACCTTGTCATGTCTTATCgcaaaatgaaagaagaagatattaaaaacaaaagtTAAACATGTCATACTCTGGAGACCCCACATCACAACGTATCAGCACATCATTCGATTAGGCGTGGGCCTGATGCGAGAGGCAAGCACACCTAACTGATGACGTCGATGGTTCAATTTTCGAAATCAAGGGGTAAATAAGTTGGTTTTGTTTGTATAGCCACGTTCCTGAGTTTTTGTTTCGCTGTTCATTACGATTTGATGTTAAtcgatttctttttcatgaCCCTGTTTTTCTTTACTGTCACATTACATATTTTTCTAATACTACCCTTTTActattctttttttcccttGATCTCCCTTGTTGAGCCTGTAGATGATAAAACATCCCTTCAATCAActcttttgcttttcatcttcattcatACAGGTATCACTCGACGGTACTTGGCTACGTTAGAATCCCTTCTCACACTTTCAAACGAGATCACCTATTAGGCTCTTCTGGATCTCTTTACACTATTACACGGAAATCGGCTTTATTCTTTCTGATATATCGCGTTCTCTTCAACACAGCCTCAACGACCAACACTTTCTAGTTCTTCGTTTTTCACATCACCCAACAGTCAATTCACCATACAAACCTCTAAGTTGCCCCGTACAATATTGCTTTCAGATTGAGATAGCAACCCACTTTCAAAACACGGTGCAATCAGGTGAGTCAGTCATCCCACTGCAGTACTGTTCTCCTTTGTCATATTACATCGCCGCTGATTGAATTCCCATCAGCAGTTTCATTCATTCGTAATCACCTCGAGAtacttttttcttttatctttatgACGGACATGACCCTTTAATTCATCGATATAACCACCATGTCACGACCTAGTAACAACCAGAATGTATCGTTCAAAGATGATGTTCACCCATCTCGACGCGCCCAAAGGGATGATCAGCCTCCTCGACCACCCGCCAAAAATCTTCCCTCGAAAAACTCCCTCACGACGACTGTTTCtggatcttcttctggcTATAACGCCGAGGCTTTAGGATACGATAATGATGGGTATGTGGATGCAGCCCAAGGGTTTTCGGCTTCGAATGATGCGGATATCAGGAGGAAAAAAAGTTTAATTAGGCCAGAGCGGGAAAGGATTGATCCCGGTCATCGGCTATGGCATTATAGGGAACATGCAGCTGAGGATCAGGTTGACGTCCAACCGAGTTGTAAGTCTGACGGACTCAGGTGTATAGCTGACATTTTTAGCTACCGGTAATCAACCGTATCATGGCGGTCGAGGTGCGAATCtcagaagaggaaaatcACTTCTAGCAAGAGATACAGATGAAATCGATCACCAATCCGGTctcaatattttcaaacGAGGAGCCACTATTAGACGTCGAGCCTCTCAAGCTACTCCACGACAACCTCCCAATGGTGCACAATCCAATCGAGCTGGTCACGCAAATCGAGAAAGTGAAGAGAAGTTCGGATGTTTGGGCAATTTCGCACCTGGACCCAAAGACGCTTGGATGGTCTACTGTTATCTTCTCACTTTCCTTGTTCCCGGATTCGTTTTAAGAAACGTATTTGGTAAGCGCACTCCTGAAGCCCAACGTGCATGGAGGGAAAAGATGGGAATAGTCGGTATCGTTGCCGCTTTAATGGCTATTGTCGGTTTCGTTACTTTCGGATTCACACAAACCGTTTGCGGTAATACGGAGCTGCGAATCGCCGGAGGTACTGCGGATAACGCTTCGCTGATTATCAATGGTTACGACTATGATCTTGGTAATTGGAAGCACCCTGCGGCTGGTTCAACATTCAACGGCTCGACCAGTCCCTTATACATGGATCAATACATGGCAGGAGGCAAAGACGTCAGCTTCATGTTCCAAAACGTCAACCGTCACTGTCTCGGCGTCATTACCCCCGCGGCTGGTACAGGCATCACACACAACGGCAATCAAATGGCTTGGTACTTTCCCTGCAACATCCACGATCAAAATGGAACTTCTGCAGTCAACCTTACTGGATACTCTGATGCCAACAATTGTCATACCACAACAACAGCCAGATCCTCTTTCGCAGCTTTGCCCCCTACAGCCGAGATCTATTATACGTGGAATAGAGTTGCCAATGAGTCTAGGAATCTAGCCGTCTACAAATCGTGAGTGTCGTTAAGATTGGAACACCGCTAACGTAGGGCAGGGTTGTTATCGATATGAATCTCTTACAGTGGCTCGACAGCAGTCAAGTCAGCTACCCATCTTTCTTCGACACGGTCAAGCAGAGAAACGAAACATTCGCTGGTAAAGATATCACAGCATTTGTTCAACGAAATGGATTGGAACAATATGCTCAGTGTATGACGGACATCATCCAAGTCGGTTTTGTGGACAGCATCTCGATCGGTTGCGTTGCCTCTGACATTGTACTCTACGTGTCGTTGGTCTTCATTTTGGGTGCGGTCATGATCAAGTTTGGTATGGCTGTCGTTTTCGGATGGTTCCTCAGTTGGAGGTTGGGTAACTTTGAAGGGGAAAGTTATCAACAACGAATGAAGCGAGCAGCGGAAATCGAGAACTGGACAGACGATATTTACAAGGCCGCTCCTGGTTATCTTAGACCAAACGCTGCGAACAAAGGTGGATCGGGTGGAGGGAATGCTAGAAAAACGGTCTTTTTACCTACTACATCAAGATTCAGTAAAGCGGAACCTATGCTGGTCTCCTCCTCTCGCCCGTCAACCGCTTATGGTCTTGCAGACTCTAGACGTCAAGCTGCCAGCGTATATGGTGGAAAACTTGCCCCCGGGATGCAGACAACGCCTCCCGGATCTCCAATGTTGCGAAATTCCCGAAGTTCGacatctttacctttcaGGGACGATTCGCACCAATCGCTATCTGATCAATCGatgaacaacaacaatccTACCAATTGTCCTTTCCCGCTCGGCAATGTTGTGCCTCAACCTGCTCCGGACTTTGAACCATTCAGGTTCCCACTTGTTCAATCGATCTGTCTGGTCACCGCTTATTCTGAATCTATCGAAGGTCTAAGGACCACTCTTGATTCCCTTGCCACTACCGATTATCCCAACTCGCACAAATTGATACTAGTCATATGCGATGGTATGGTCAGAGGATCGGGATCCAAACAATACACTCCGGATATTGTCCTTGGTATGATGAAGGAGCTTGTGGTTCCTCCTGAAGAAGTCGAAGCTCATTCATATGTGGCTATTGCGGATGGTCACAAACGACACAACATGGCGAAAGTCTATTCTGGATTCTACGATTACGACTCTGAAACCGTCGAACCATCCAAGCAACAACGTGTACCCATGGTCTTGGTCGCAAAGACTGGTAATCCACTCGAAGCCAATGACGCGAAACCCGGTAACCGAGGTAAACGAGACTCTCAAATCGTTCTCATGAGTTTCTTGCAAAAGGTCATGTTCGATGAAAGAATGACGACGTTCGAATAcgaattcttcaattcaatctgGAGATGTACGGGTATACCTCCGGATAGATATGAAACAGTTCTCTGTGTGGACGCAGACACCAAAGTTTTCCCAGATTCACTTACCAGAATGAATGCTTGTATGGTCAATGACCACGAGATTATGGGTCTGTGTGGTGAAACGAAGATTGCCAATAAATCAGAGACCTGGGTGACTATgattcaaggtgagtctttTTACGCCCACGCACATTGGCGCTAACGTTCTTTTCAGTCTTTGAATATTATATCTCCCATCATTTGACCAAAGCCTTCGAATCCGTCTTCGGTGGTGTCACTTGTCTTCCCGGTTGTTTCAGTATGTACAGAATAAAAGCGCCCAAAGGCGATCGTGGTTATTGGGTTCCGATTTTGGCCAATCCCGATATCTGTGAACACTACTCTGAAAACGTGGTCGATACGCTACACAAGAAGAACTTGCTACTTCTGGGTGAAGATCGATATTTGTCAACCCTGATGTTAAAGACCTTCCCGAAGCGAAAGATGATCTTCTGTCCTCAAGCTGTATGCAAGACTATCGTACCGGACACCTTTAGAATTTTATTGTCTCAACGTAGACGATGGATCAATTCGACTGTGCATAATTTGTTTGAATTAATGCTGGTGCGGGACCTGTGTGGAACCTTCTGTTTCTCCATGCAGTTTGTCGTCTTCATGGATCTCATCGGAACCCTGGTATTACCCGCGGCTATCAGTTTCACACTgtacatcatcattatcgCCATCATCCCCGAATCTGTCACCCATATGCCTCGACCCACCGTATCGCTTATCTTACTCGCGTTCATCCTGGGTCTACCAGGTGTATTGATCGTTATCACGTCGAGAAAGGTAGCATATGTCGGCTGGATGTTGATGTACCTTGTCTCTCTACCAATCTGGAACTTAGTGCTCCCCGCTTACTCCTACTGGCATATGGACGATTTCTCCTGGGGTGAGACTCGAAAGGTTGTAGGAGAGACCAAGGAAGCTTCGCATggagataaagaaggaacTTTCGATTCTAGTCACATCGTAATGAAACGATGGGTAGAGTTTGAGCgggaaagaagatggagaaacGGGACGGAATCGAGGGACTCTCAATACTACGATGTAGTTCAGAGAGCAAACTCACCTAAGGGGTAAGTCAAAAAGCGACAAAGAAACGTGCTGACCTTGCAGACCACAATCCAACAGGTATTCGGTGGTCTCGACCAGTGAGACCTCTTACAGCGGTTTCGGCGGTACCAATGAGGGAAATCCACTTTTCCGTCAATCCCAAAGTTTCCAGTCAATGAGTCAAATGGTGCCAAGTCCCGAGGGTAATCCCGCCAGCGTCTCACAATTAGCCTTGCCGCCTGCGCGGGGTGCCTCTTTAGGACGAGACCATTCATCTGGATCAGCAGAATCCAGTGGATCCAATACGTTGGAACGAGCCAATAGCGACGATCCTAGCTATGGCTATCACGCCTATCCTAATGAGTCGTATCAAGACGATGCTGAACAGCCTATTCTACCCGCTAATTATCTTCCGCAACCGATATCGCATCCCGTTCATGTCGAGCCTGAGAGGACTCGCCGACCTTCCCAGCGAGGTGTGTCGCTCGTTGATACTGGACCCGTTCGTCAACAAGTGGCCCCTCATGATGCAGTCAGAAGAGTGTCAAGGCATCAGAGGCGAAGTTCATCGAGAAATCAGCTCGTCAGCCCGATTTCCTCCAATGGTGGTCACGGAACCCTTCCTCCGGGTGCTGTGAGTATATCTTTCCTTAGAAATAGATCACGAAACATGCTGATGCTATGATACGTTTTTAGGCTCCCCCTTCTTATTAAAATCTCTTTTTGGACATTATGGACGTTTTGATACCATCCTGTAACGATAGATACCCACTTATGACACGTCACCTAATGAGGCAATTATTTTCTACACCTATATGCATACACGATGTCCCAGTAAATAATCAGCAAAGCGTCGTTATGTACGGATATTCGGTCACCAGCTGAGCAATATGTCATTCAATCCTCTTATGCTTCAAACGCGTATGATATCCTGTACACGCACAGGAGATAACTCTGATGAGATACTTTGCTCTGGCAATCCGCATAGGTTTGAGGTCACGAAAATCTGCGATTTTGGTGCTAACATGGCTTTCACTGGCAAAGGAGAGTTGCGCAATAAATCACTAGTACACTAGTACTTCGATCAAACGTCAGCCATGTGGCAAAGTAGATGAGCCATGTGATCCGCACGCGGCCATTTCAGCGAGTCACCTTTCGGCAATTTCAGCTGAAAATCCCATCTTACCTTGGTATGAAAAAACCATAATGGTTTGAATGAATATCtctcttcaattgaagtaGCCCACACATTTCCAATATGTCCGCAAGAACCGCCTCAGTTGAGCGAAAGACAAGTGAGACCGAGATCACTTGTTCCATCGATCTCGACCATGTGCCAGGAGTCACCACTCAAACTATAGATGTCAGCACCGGACTAGGGTTCCTCGACCATGTGAGCATAGATTCAGCTGTCATTGCACGTCTTTCGCTTATTTGTGCCCTCTAGATGTTCACTGCTCTCGCCAAACACGGAGGGATGTCCTTGACTTTGAAGTGCAAAGGTGATTTACATATCGATGATCATCACACAGCAGAAGATTGCGCATTGGCTTTAGGAGCGGCTTTCAAAAAGGCCCTAGGAGAGAGAAAAGGTATCAAACGATACGGTTTCGCATATGCACCTTTGGATGAAGTAAGCCCTCTGTTGACCTCTTGACCATACATTGGGACTGACTGACAAAACAATGATAAACAGGCGCTGTCTCGAGCGGTCATTGATATCTCTTCTCGTCCGTACTTCGTCTGTCACCTTCCCTTTACAAGAGAGAAAATAGGAGATTGTAGGTCATGTTCAGCTGCAATCTCAGGAGGTgctgatttatcatctcaTAGTGTCAACCGAGATGGTTTCTCATCTGCTGCAATCGTTCGCATTTGAAGCTGGTGTAACATTACATATTGACTGGATAAGGGGTGAAAACAATCATCACATGTGAGTGGAGAGTGTAATCTGATTGTCAGTCTACTGACGTTACGCAAAGAGC
The sequence above is a segment of the Kwoniella pini CBS 10737 chromosome 3, complete sequence genome. Coding sequences within it:
- a CDS encoding imidazoleglycerol-phosphate dehydratase; this translates as MSARTASVERKTSETEITCSIDLDHVPGVTTQTIDVSTGLGFLDHMFTALAKHGGMSLTLKCKGDLHIDDHHTAEDCALALGAAFKKALGERKGIKRYGFAYAPLDEALSRAVIDISSRPYFVCHLPFTREKIGDLSTEMVSHLLQSFAFEAGVTLHIDWIRGENNHHIAESAFKALALAIRMAITRTGGDDVPSTKGVLAL